Proteins encoded within one genomic window of Spirulina major PCC 6313:
- the sipA gene encoding regulatory protein SipA, producing MSESTTTLYRVGQTVVLNQTPPYLKTADPMPMLRPADLITGAEQGVILERRPGNCWAVKFARGVFLLDEQYLAIAPDPDSEVSTAPSKVEG from the coding sequence ATGAGCGAATCCACAACCACCCTCTACCGCGTTGGACAAACCGTCGTCCTCAACCAAACCCCGCCCTATTTAAAAACCGCTGACCCAATGCCGATGCTGCGGCCAGCGGATTTAATTACCGGGGCGGAACAGGGGGTCATTTTAGAGCGACGGCCGGGGAACTGTTGGGCGGTGAAGTTTGCGCGGGGGGTGTTTTTGCTCGATGAGCAGTATTTAGCGATCGCCCCCGATCCGGACAGCGAAGTCAGCACCGCCCCCAGCAAGGTTGAGGGTTAA
- a CDS encoding sulfatase, with the protein MQRRTFLTYAIASSLAVTLRGTAQGTRKPANVLMICIDDLNDWLGSLGGHPQALTPNLDRLAQQGMLFRNAHCAIPACNPSRVALLTGIAPHRSGVYDSRHDWRAVLPEAVTLPELFQRSGYWLGGAGKIYHDRFPDCTPWDALYPYPYWENGDRQAGAFGLDPQPSNSPLSGIRGAGEFDWGAVNGEMVDERVAAWTVAQLQAQRGEQPFFLACGFYRPHLPWYVPAQYFEPFPLEDIVLPEIREDDLADVPPVGVAIANRPSNEHQKVLARDQYRQAVQGYLASIYFMDAMVGRVLDGLAQSRHRQNTIIALWSDHGWHLGEKLHWKKFALWEEATRVPLILSVPGMVPGVCDRAVSLLDLYPTLADLCQLPDPPPLDGQSLAPLLINPQTPWERPALTLWDGHFAVRSDRYRYIRYQDGSEELYDHQTDPNEWINRANDPNLAAIKTAIAPQIPTTLAAVAPEIPHRAYGCTPSNTTFTPPP; encoded by the coding sequence ATGCAACGTCGTACTTTTTTGACCTATGCGATCGCGTCTAGTTTAGCCGTCACCCTGCGGGGCACAGCCCAAGGAACCCGCAAACCTGCCAACGTCTTGATGATCTGCATTGATGACCTCAACGACTGGCTCGGCAGCCTCGGCGGCCATCCCCAAGCCCTCACCCCCAACCTCGATCGCCTCGCCCAACAGGGGATGCTCTTCCGCAATGCCCATTGCGCCATCCCCGCCTGTAACCCTTCTCGCGTCGCTCTCCTCACCGGCATCGCGCCCCATCGTTCGGGGGTTTACGACAGTCGCCACGATTGGCGGGCGGTGCTTCCGGAGGCGGTCACCCTGCCGGAACTGTTTCAACGCAGCGGCTATTGGCTGGGGGGTGCGGGCAAAATCTACCACGATCGCTTCCCCGACTGTACCCCCTGGGATGCCCTCTACCCCTACCCCTATTGGGAAAACGGCGATCGCCAGGCCGGAGCCTTTGGCCTCGATCCCCAGCCTTCTAACAGTCCCCTCAGCGGGATTCGCGGCGCGGGGGAATTTGATTGGGGGGCGGTGAATGGGGAGATGGTAGATGAGCGAGTCGCCGCCTGGACGGTGGCGCAACTCCAGGCACAGCGAGGCGAGCAACCGTTTTTCCTCGCCTGTGGGTTCTATCGTCCCCATCTGCCGTGGTATGTGCCCGCCCAATATTTTGAGCCGTTCCCCTTAGAAGACATTGTGCTCCCGGAGATTCGCGAGGATGATCTAGCCGATGTGCCGCCCGTGGGGGTTGCGATCGCCAATCGTCCCAGCAATGAACATCAGAAAGTCCTCGCCCGTGACCAATATCGCCAAGCGGTGCAGGGCTATCTTGCGTCGATCTATTTCATGGATGCGATGGTGGGGCGCGTTCTCGATGGCCTCGCCCAGAGCCGCCACCGTCAAAACACAATCATTGCCCTCTGGTCGGATCATGGCTGGCATTTGGGGGAAAAACTCCATTGGAAAAAGTTCGCCCTCTGGGAAGAGGCGACACGAGTGCCGTTAATTCTCTCAGTGCCGGGAATGGTTCCGGGGGTCTGCGATCGCGCCGTGAGCCTCCTCGACCTTTACCCTACCCTCGCCGACCTCTGCCAACTGCCCGACCCCCCACCCCTTGACGGCCAAAGCCTCGCCCCCCTCCTGATCAACCCCCAAACCCCCTGGGAACGGCCCGCCCTCACCCTCTGGGATGGACATTTTGCGGTGAGGAGCGATCGCTACCGCTACATCCGTTATCAAGACGGCAGCGAAGAACTCTACGACCACCAAACCGACCCCAACGAATGGATCAACCGCGCCAATGATCCCAACCTCGCCGCGATTAAAACTGCGATCGCCCCCCAGATTCCCACCACCCTCGCCGCTGTCGCCCCCGAAATCCCCCACCGCGCCTACGGTTGCACCCCCAGCAACACCACCTTCACCCCGCCCCCCTAA
- a CDS encoding response regulator, producing the protein MNQSNNQHLNPEIAGSQQQLKAILDTAIAGILRLRFYPDGSTQHEYISPHCAAIFGYTVAELMPDATLWQQGVHPEDWRDVVSPTLARILAQRGTSTEQMEYRFRRPDGRWVWVLAQCWVQWQPDLGYWDVTVVDTDISDRKALEAAQKVSEAKLNSILNNVNAIITHLWLEPHCVWTIDYVTGRSEALCGYTTAELMADQSLWIGLIVPEDWQAIEAKIFANIQAEQSGTYEYRLYHRNGSLRWISQANHSQWDPERKAWSVSIVSTDISQQKQAELERQKSNQFLQLITDSIPGCIAYVDASQRYRFVNRTYERWFHRRKEEIVGQSLRTVIGETAYAQVQQNVERVLAGEQVSYEAELFYGDDHHRFVAGILVPDYSATGVVEGYYALLTDISDRKRAEQELIAAKNAAEAAACAKSDFLATMSHEIRTPMNGVLGMLSLLKNDPLTSQQQLHLNIAQSSAESLLTLLNDILDFSKVDAGKLTLKPIDFELHTTLESIIQTMALSAQAKGLEIVLHCQPLEPMQVYGDRDRLRQIFTNLINNAIKFTDQGAIVVQCHVTSDGSRLLLTTQVRDTGMGIPAEAIASLFDPFTQVDPSTTRQHSGTGLGLSICQRLCDLMGGSIQVQSTLGRGSCFEFTVPLARSAQPAQPRPALDLSGITVLVVDDNVDSRNLLQFYLEQWGATVLTATNEPDAIAHCHRDQSPIQYAFLDLKMPSIDGITLGQRLKDDPHGQGITLILMTDIIENCNTTLIHDLGLQACLSKPVLLSELQDLLLNHHPGCLSTPAPVTPPVPAPATWPPDIRLLLVEDSVVNQLVFRGFLKTYGLEVDVVSNGKIALEHLQSTVEHPYTVIFMDCQMPMMDGYEASRQIRLGQGGDLYQNVPIIALTANALAGDRDKCLDAGMNDYLSKPINPSQLLEILHQWLPSAPTRPKRSRELFDADHLADLLDGDRVVITQVYEVFLRETRIDLEELERAIARRDLTYAQCKAHGLKGAAANIGCTALSQTAYNVEAAIKAEDIILAREHWLTLKQVFGAAEITIQQWLQQST; encoded by the coding sequence GTGAACCAGAGCAATAATCAGCACCTCAACCCGGAGATCGCCGGATCGCAGCAACAACTGAAAGCCATCCTCGATACTGCGATCGCTGGAATTCTCCGGCTACGATTTTATCCAGATGGGTCAACTCAGCATGAGTACATTTCGCCCCATTGCGCGGCAATCTTTGGCTACACCGTCGCTGAGTTGATGCCCGATGCGACCCTCTGGCAGCAAGGTGTTCACCCTGAAGATTGGCGGGATGTGGTGTCGCCCACCTTGGCGCGAATCTTAGCCCAGCGGGGGACGAGCACCGAGCAGATGGAATATCGATTTCGCCGTCCGGATGGACGGTGGGTTTGGGTTTTGGCTCAGTGTTGGGTTCAGTGGCAGCCGGACTTGGGCTATTGGGATGTGACCGTTGTGGATACGGATATCAGCGATCGCAAAGCCCTAGAAGCCGCCCAAAAAGTCTCGGAAGCCAAACTCAACAGCATTCTCAATAATGTCAATGCGATCATCACCCATCTCTGGCTTGAGCCCCATTGTGTCTGGACGATTGACTATGTTACCGGCCGGAGCGAGGCACTCTGTGGCTACACAACGGCCGAGTTGATGGCGGATCAATCCCTCTGGATCGGATTGATTGTGCCGGAAGATTGGCAGGCGATCGAGGCGAAGATTTTCGCCAATATTCAAGCCGAACAATCCGGAACCTATGAATATCGGCTCTATCATCGCAACGGGTCGCTGCGCTGGATTTCCCAAGCCAACCATTCCCAGTGGGATCCAGAACGCAAAGCCTGGTCAGTTAGCATTGTCTCCACCGATATCAGTCAACAAAAACAGGCAGAACTCGAACGCCAAAAAAGCAACCAGTTTTTGCAACTGATCACAGATTCCATTCCGGGCTGTATTGCCTATGTGGATGCATCCCAACGCTATCGCTTTGTCAATCGCACCTATGAGCGTTGGTTTCACCGCCGCAAGGAGGAGATTGTGGGCCAAAGCTTACGGACGGTGATCGGCGAGACCGCGTATGCTCAGGTGCAGCAGAATGTGGAACGGGTCTTGGCGGGAGAGCAGGTATCCTATGAGGCTGAATTGTTCTACGGGGACGACCACCATCGCTTTGTGGCGGGGATTTTAGTGCCGGACTATTCGGCGACGGGGGTGGTGGAGGGTTATTATGCGTTGCTGACGGATATTAGCGATCGCAAACGGGCTGAACAGGAACTGATCGCCGCCAAAAACGCCGCCGAAGCAGCCGCCTGCGCCAAAAGCGACTTTCTCGCCACCATGAGCCACGAAATTCGCACCCCGATGAACGGCGTACTAGGGATGCTCTCCCTGCTTAAAAATGATCCCCTCACCTCCCAACAACAACTGCACCTCAATATCGCTCAATCCAGCGCGGAATCGTTACTGACCCTCCTCAATGACATCCTTGATTTTTCCAAAGTGGATGCGGGCAAACTCACCCTAAAGCCCATCGACTTTGAGCTTCATACCACGCTCGAAAGTATCATCCAAACCATGGCCCTCAGCGCCCAAGCCAAAGGGTTAGAAATTGTCCTCCACTGTCAGCCCCTGGAGCCGATGCAGGTCTACGGCGATCGCGATCGCCTGCGTCAAATCTTCACGAATTTAATCAACAATGCGATTAAATTCACCGACCAAGGCGCGATCGTCGTGCAATGCCATGTGACCTCGGACGGGTCAAGACTGCTGCTCACTACCCAGGTTCGGGATACAGGGATGGGCATTCCCGCTGAGGCGATCGCATCTCTGTTTGACCCCTTTACCCAGGTAGACCCCAGCACCACCCGCCAGCACAGCGGCACAGGCCTAGGACTGTCCATTTGTCAGCGGTTATGTGACTTAATGGGGGGCAGTATTCAGGTTCAGAGCACCCTAGGGCGGGGGAGTTGTTTTGAATTTACCGTACCATTGGCGCGGAGTGCGCAGCCAGCGCAACCGCGCCCGGCGTTGGATCTCAGCGGGATCACCGTTCTAGTAGTGGATGACAATGTTGATAGTCGGAACCTGTTGCAGTTTTATTTAGAGCAATGGGGGGCAACGGTGCTAACGGCGACGAATGAGCCAGACGCGATCGCCCACTGTCATCGGGATCAATCCCCCATTCAGTACGCCTTTTTAGACCTAAAAATGCCCTCCATCGATGGCATCACCCTCGGCCAACGCCTCAAAGATGATCCCCATGGTCAGGGCATCACCTTAATCCTGATGACCGACATTATCGAAAACTGCAACACGACCCTGATCCACGACCTAGGGCTACAAGCGTGCCTCTCTAAACCGGTGCTCCTGTCGGAACTGCAAGACCTGCTCCTCAACCATCACCCTGGCTGTCTATCCACCCCTGCGCCCGTCACACCCCCCGTCCCCGCCCCGGCAACGTGGCCACCGGATATCCGCCTGCTGCTGGTCGAAGATAGTGTGGTCAATCAACTGGTGTTTCGTGGCTTTCTCAAAACCTACGGCTTAGAGGTGGATGTGGTTAGTAATGGCAAGATTGCCTTAGAGCATCTCCAGTCCACCGTTGAACATCCCTACACTGTCATTTTTATGGATTGTCAAATGCCGATGATGGATGGCTACGAAGCCAGTCGCCAAATTCGGCTCGGCCAGGGCGGGGATTTGTATCAAAACGTGCCGATCATTGCGTTAACGGCTAATGCCCTAGCAGGAGACCGGGATAAATGTTTGGATGCAGGCATGAACGACTATTTGAGCAAGCCGATTAACCCCTCTCAACTGCTCGAAATCCTCCATCAATGGCTCCCCTCTGCACCGACTCGGCCTAAGAGGTCACGGGAACTCTTTGATGCGGATCATCTTGCTGATCTCCTCGATGGCGATCGCGTCGTCATTACGCAGGTGTATGAAGTTTTTCTCCGTGAGACCCGGATAGACTTAGAAGAATTGGAGCGTGCGATCGCCCGTCGTGATCTCACCTATGCTCAATGTAAAGCCCATGGTTTAAAAGGTGCTGCGGCCAATATTGGCTGCACTGCCCTGAGCCAAACCGCCTACAACGTTGAAGCCGCAATCAAGGCTGAGGATATCATCCTGGCTCGCGAACATTGGCTCACCCTTAAGCAGGTCTTTGGAGCCGCAGAAATCACAATTCAGCAGTGGTTGCAGCAAAGCACCTAA